The genomic segment taaatagaaacagtttttctaacgtcaacatcagacctacatttttattcacaaaccagtgtatgaaaaaatattcttgcccataatttgatagttagagggcAGAtccgccctcctcctcctcaccatggaccaggagtctgaacaacatggaggctctgagagtcattattacactgagggcagccagactagcttattttgctaaattattatatttagctaaatattattgctgagggacACAAACAGGCCTTATgacatacagataaaaaaaagcacaaaaaaaactgaaaaaaatgtttttgaaaaaaaaacaaaaaacaaacaaactcaaaaaggACATTAAGGGCATCAAGAATAAAAGGGGCAGGGAGTCGAGCCCCTTTACACCCCACCTCTGCACGTCCATGCCGTATCGGTTCAATAGGGGAGGCAACATTTAACAGCCAAATATGGGATGATTCCGTATTAGGCTAGCTttagctaacctgaatatttacaacccTCCTGTCCTGTTGTCGATACACTGATGGTACTTACCTACTGCCTTTCAACCACAATGAAAGGCTTTTTTCATCCcgccaacatctttatccttctcccttttcctttttctgttttgcaccCTGGATAGCTTTTTTCCCCTACAGCTCCATCTTGTTGTCAAGTGCACTACGAGTGGTAGtctaagatttaaaaaaaaaaagaaaaaacgcgCCTGAGTGCGGTCTCTTAGGGGCGTGTGCCCAAGCCACCTGTGTGGGAAGGGAGAGCGACAGTAGTGAAGGCGAAGGAGCAGAGGGGCTAATCAGTACCGTtactctgttattgatcatttcatgctgttaaatatagaaaatgcCAACTATATTGGCATTTTCCCCCAATGTGGGGGTTTTGaatcatataaatatatatgtgcGTGTGTAAACATATACATAATCTATAGGTAAGTAATGTCAGTGTCTTTCATTgtcattttgaaaagcttttctttgaccctccaacatctttatccccCTCCCGCCTCCATTTACTGTTTTATTGTACTACtgatagcttttttttcctaccCCTCCATCTTTACCTTGTCAAGTGCACTATATAAGACgattaaaatatatacagtagtGGGAGGGGAGGTGAAGGAGCGGAGGGcccctaatcagtgctgttcctctgttattgatcatttcatacattcAAAAGCAACTGTTAAATACAGAATATTcccactagaaaaaaaaaagtcccgtTTTGGCGCCctctctagtgcagcgcccctatgtgTTACATACagtgcatacccactttttgcgccactgaTTGAAACAATCATTGAACAAACCCTGACAAtgagaaaacagtaaaacaatccCGACAAtagattgtaatttttttttcccaaacgttattaattggaatttatcataACAAagattaatcaacatttttacaatgtcCAAAATTGTACACTGAAAGAGCATGGCACTTTATatacagttatttatttaggaaCTCATCAAAAAGacattcttcatttttctttgcctCTCTCCTAACCATTTTGTGCCCCTggcatttatttctaaatctcCTCCTGTCTAATGTTTCTTGCGCCTTTTATCTAGACCTTGGATTTGGAGTTAGTCTGATTTGCCACAGGTGTGTTGGACAGCAGATTCACCATTAGAAGCACAATCTAAAGTAGGATCCATTCTGACACAAGATTCAAGACTCTGGGTATCAAGGTTAAGGTTTAGCTCCACTTCAGGTGTAGGTTTCCCTCAGAACAGGGACTCGACCATCTCTTTTTGCGTAACCTTGGCATGATGTGATGCTTTTGATCTTTCAGAGCCTCTCACCATCCATCTTCAAGAGGAAAGTCACCTTTGTGAGCCCGATGGGAGAAGCAACTTGGAGCTCGTTCCTCAAGTCAAAGAAGAATCAACAGTTAGAAAGATACAAAGTAGTTTTACAAATGAGGCAACTGGGCAATTAGATGGAAACTGCTGTCATATTGAGCCTCAGGAGTCATGTCCTCTACCGGCCCCCGGTGTCTCCCCACTGCCACCGACATGTGTGCAAACAAAGACGGAAAATGCCGAGGAGGAGAATGAGAAAAAGCAGCCAACCAGCGGCTTATCGTTGCCCACGACGGTCCACGTAGACTGCAGAGCGGCCGTCTCTACCGCAAAGAGTCAGAAACCTTTAAGAATTGACGTCCAGGGGAAGGGGGCGCTTTATTCCAACAGCAAACAGAGCATGCACATACTGCCGATCAAGAACATGAGATCGCTGAAGCAGCCTCTGTCGCGCTCGTTTCACCCCAGCCAGAGCAACCAGAGGTGGCACTGCTGCAAAGAGTGCGGCAAGACCTTCAGCTTCGCCTGCCAGCTGGAGGTGCACATGCGCTGGCACACCAAAGAAAAACCGTACAGCTGTGCGGTGTGCAGGAAGAGCTTCACCACGGTCAGCATGCTTAAGCGGCACCACCGCATCCACACTGGCGAGAAGCCCTTCCGATGCCACGTCTGCGGGAAATGCTTCAACCAGTCAGCACACCTCAACACCCACAACAGGCTCCACACGAGGGAGAGGGCCAGTTGGAGCCGAGCTGGACTGTGCAAGTGAACTCTCATCGGACGCTGGCTCACTTgtacgatttaaaatgatttcatttgcCAGAGTGCCCATTCAAACCCTCTACGACGGTGTTTCTCAATTCCTGTCCCAAGGCAAGCCCTGTCCTGCAACGGTTGTGGCGTTTCTCTTCTGCCACAAACCTGACTTGAACaagtgggtgattaacaggcttctggtGACATGCAGAGGAGGTTATGCAATCATTTGAACCAGGTGTTCTGGAGCAGAGACGCATCTGAAATACAAAGGTCACTGGTTCCTGAGGATCGGAAATCGAGAAACACCGATCTACAGCAATAGTGTTGAATTGTATGTGtctttttgtgcaaaataaaatggatacaAAAATCAAATTACAGTTGTGGTTTTAAAGTAAGTTTATCATATGCAAATGTACGATCCATCACTCCATCCAAACAGAAAGCAGTGCACAAGAAAAACTAGACTGCAAATTTGAAATGGGGAACTAAAGtctctaaaaagaaaagctgaaactACCACTCTAAACAGAACTAACAAACGAAACAAggtgcagaaaaacacacaaaaactctTATATTTGATCTGagtaatgattaaaaatatcACACACGTTTCATTCAGAGCAACACCTCCACCCTCAGAGACCCCTACCTGTTTTTTTCACCAGCTTTCAGCAGATTATATGTCTTTGTTTATATATGCGATGCAAACTGCAATTTACATACATGTCCACCAGAATGACCAGGTTGTTGGGACAATACATGTATAAGCCCTAATTTAAATGTAGGCAAATCACATCTGTGCAGAGAGGCACTATTTGCTTGATAGGAAAATTTTAGGAGTCGATCTGCCTTTGTTAGAAAGGCATACTGTAACTGCTTAAAGGATATGCGTTGTAAGACTTAGACCATAATCATCCACGGCACTGTAATTCCTGGGCAATCCAGTCAGGACAGATTACTAAGGTCACACTGGAAACATTAATAAGGAAACACTGGACATGTATGTCTGCTGGAAAAGGAGAAAGATAGAATTCCATCTACCGTCTATGTCTGCTTGTCCATCCAGACATACGTTGTAGGGGTCATTGGCTGGGGTTGCCAGTCAATGATGGGGTAACACAGAGATGCACATTCTGATACCTACAGGACTTTTTAGGGTATTCAGTTGATCcagaagtcatgtttttggactgctAGAAAggaatttattaaactttaagagGAGCAAAAATAGCTATgagtttcaaataaaagtataaatgtGTTCAAGTCTTCAACTGGAATCAGGTCTACAGAAAGGCTGTTTTCTAGCTAAGGCACATGACTATATAAGGATTAAGTTTTAGTACTTACAGGAGAACCTTTCTAAATATGACAAATTGGGTGGGGAAAAACTATTCAGAGCATCATGAATAACAATTCTGAAATGTGCACATAGTCAGTGCAAAGACTTTAAATGTGGTGTAAGGTGAACTCACTTTCTGGTCCTTCTCAGAAGGCTCTTGTAGCTGAGTCCTGAAGTAGCTGCAATATGGAGCTAAAGTTCCTTTAGGAAGCCTGGAAACGAAAGACTTTAATAATCTATTCTACAAGTTCTAAAAGCATAAACTAAAGTCTCTGCAGTAGACTTGGAGAAAAACGGATGTCCTCAAGCAATGTTCTTCAAATGaggaaatgcatgttttttttgtacatttttaatgtggTTTATGAAACTTAAATTTGAATCAAGTACCATATTAAGCACTGAATTGATTCcatcaaatgaaaaatgtggatGTATGCTCCCCCACCCCCCCTTATGCAGCATAAGGCTGATGTATGGCAGCCTTATGCTGCATGACCTCAGAGATAAATGGacatgatggatggatggatggatcgaAAGAAAAAGTCATTTGTTAAGGAGCTGTTTTACACACCACTTCTGGTACTGTGGCTTCTGTCTAAACACAAGACTGTAAGGTGATTCCAGTAAACAGAGGGATAAAAAGCCTGATGTGGGGGATAACCTTGGAGCCTCTAAAGCTGGATGTAGAAGAGAAGAATGCTACATTGACTCTTCAGGATCAATAAGGTCATCAAGTGAATGTTAAGGGCTTCTTGATTGGCAGGAAGCCACTCCTTGCAACACCAGTGTCTTAACATAATGAGTATTGCAAGTACTTCTGATTGGCAAAATGTTCTGACTGCAAGACAACTACTCTTGCAGCTGTGGCTCAGTGGTATAGAGTAATAGCAATGGGAAGGTTGTGGGTTCTATTCCAACTTCCATCTGTCACATCTATACCCACGGGCAAGGCAGTTTAGGATTAAATCTACTGATTTATGCCTTTGTTTGCGACTTGAATGTAGCTCTAATGTAAAGTACTTTAAGTGGTCAGTACCAGAGAAGCGCTATATAAATACAATCCATTAGGccacagtaaaacatggctTAATGggatgatatatatatatatatatatatatatatatatatatatatatatatatatatagcttttAACCTGCTCGTTGTCAggttaaaagtacattttgaaaataaactttcGGTAGGtattaatgttttctatttagtccacatttctgtattgtCACTTTTTTCATTGGTCTGACATAATATTTTAttcctaaatgttttttctttaaatataaccACAAAATCATTAGCATAAATATTCGTGCGTCTTTCACCGAGTCAACTAGGGCAGGCtagtgaaataataaaactgtaataacATTAGAATTCATTGAATATGATTGAAGCTTTCGGACTTAATTTCCGCCATGATGTTCTGCCCTGCGGGACGGTTTCCTCCGGCCGCACGGCTTCCCGCCACCTGACTCCGAAGCGTGTGCACGCGGCAGCAGAGAAGGGATGCGCGCTGCGCGAGCCAGAGGGAAAACAGCTGAGGAGGGCAGAGGTACAGACAGAGACAgggaaagctgctgctgctgctgctgctctcacaGGAAACACGGAGTCATCGTTCCGCTCACACCGACCGCACAGAGGAGGGAGAAGGTCCTGCGATGCCGCTGCGGAGCTGACAGCGCCGGGTACCGCAGCGGGAGCGACGCAGCAGACCAGCGCAGGTAAGCGGACACAATCTTTCCACGATGCTCCCGTAGTTGGGGCTTAAACGTCGCGCTGACGCATCGGGTGGTGTCCCGGTTGTGGGGAACCGGAGCTGTAGAGTTGACGGCGTCAAGGAACAGATAATGACAGCAGGACAGAGTGCCGCAAACTCTGCTGAAACTGAGAAGTGTTTTCGCGTCTCGCCGCAGTGTTCTCGGGGCGCCCGGTGTGGGCAACGGGCCTCGCCTCTTTGCGCATCCTCTGGATGATGCTGCGGTTTTGGGATAACTTTGCTGCTCTGCGCAAATCTCAAACACAAGCACCAAAGTCCGCGCAAACGAGCAGGCTGTTCCTCCCTGGCTGCATCCGCAGAGGCCCGTGGCTGTCTCTGGCGTGTGAGCGGAGGTGTCGGTGCAGAGGACAACGAGGACATTTAAAGGGCTGTTCGGTTAGGCCTCCGGGTTCTAGCCTGGGATCCTCACACCGTGGTTTGGCTCGAGGTGGACCAAGGATATGAACGCATGGACATCATGCTTAGTGATTACATCATGGAGGACACAGCCTCCGTCAGAGCACAAATCAAAGTCTTGTCCTGCTGTCCTGTTCCATGTGTGTGCTGCAGTATTACACATCAACTCTGACTACAGACATCACATAGCTATTCTCCTGGATTAGTCTCTCTGCAGGTAATCTTTATGGTGTTATAGAGGCTGGGATAAATCTAAACAGCTTCACTGCCTTCATTAGAATTCAGATATTACTTTCACATAAATTTGtattcatatttgttttatacatTCTGTTCTATTAGCAGCCAGCTGTAAAATTGTCTCATCTTTCCTTTTCTCGTCTCATTGCACATTGGACATTATTCATCTCAGCGGACAACAGtatgtgagtttttgtgttgcttAAGGCACCGCGTTGTCTGCTCCTGTGCCAGGGTCCAATGTGCAGACATGTTATTGCCACAGGATGTGGCGGTGCGTGCTCCGGTTACTGTCACTGTGTTCTTGGACTAGGACACAATGTGTGGCTCAAAACAGTGTCGATTAGATAGAAGAGAAAGTTTAAAGGTTTGTCGTTGGCTAAACtgtagtgttttgttctttcttcgTTTGGTTTGTACAGTCTGACTTTTTATGTCTTTGGACTTTCTGCATCTGTAAAGGctaaatgtagatttttatcTCTGCCTCTCCAGTAACCAGCATATGGGCCCTCAACCAGTCAGTCTTACAGCAATAGAGAAATGGTCTGTCAGGTCATCGCTGAAGAGATTTGTTGAAATGTAGAGGTACAAAAAAATAGTCTTGATTCCTGCAGTGCCTGTTATCTTCTCccttaaaccttttttcttttacatttagcCACATTAGTACCACAAACTTCTACAAatctttttataattttatgtgataaggctacacaaagtagtgcataattgtaaagtgcaAAGAAGAAGGATATGTGGTTTCAAGttgttgtttcaaataaaaatcttaaaaatgtcttgtacGTTTGGGCAAGGAACAAGGAACCCGCTTTACTCTGagactcctaaataaaatccagatcaGCCCATTTTTCTCAGATAATCACCAAATTACTAAGTAGTAACTACCTGCAACTCTTAATCAGAAAGTTACAGGTAGTTCTGTGGTCCTGTGCATCTACGGGATCAGTAGATGTTCTGTTTCTGGCCTCAGAGGTTTCCTAGAGAACATAGAGAGTACCAACAGCATactgaagaccaaggaacacagcagacaagtcaAGAATGATATTCCAGAACTCTGTTCAAACCGACATCTGAGAGAGGATGAATCAACTGCagacctaccaagacatggacGTCCAGCTAACCAGACAGGGATGGAGAGCATCTATCAGAATGCCATGCATAGCACCTGGTCTTAGAAAACTGATCACTTGCAATATTAGCTTGAATTCTGCATTGTTATCCAAACGCATGTTTAGAAATGTGCACTCCTTTGCTTTAGCTCTCCTTAATCCCTAATCATACATAACTTCAAATACATGTGACTTACTGTAAGATTTCACAGGAATTACCAACAGTGGTTGATTACTGTGTTGAAGGCAGAAAGCATTTTTTACTTGTGTTCTTGGCAGCTCCTGCGAAGGATTTTAAAGCCTTCTACGTCTGCTGGGGTTTATCAGAACTTTTTGTACATACGTAGCATTGCTTCACAGCGAATGTGATTTCCAGCCACTTCACAAACCAATCAGTTCCAATTTCAGTACAGAAATATAAGTCTGTTCCATCCAATCACATAGgcagactgtagctgttaacaCTGAgttacatacatatatattcCATTTAATCCTAGTTGTAAAATAATACAGTCAAGTTCAGGTTTTTTTGGGAgttggcaaaacattttctctccacAGTAACAACTGACTGCATCAAGACATTAAGTTTGCATCAGTCCCTCATACAAGGCAAGCATGTATCggcagcagaaaataaaactcctcTTTAACTTGAGGAAACCTAAGAAGTGGGCTCCATGATTGACTGGGGGATAGAGCAGTGGTAGCAGTAGCTCATTTTGTGGCTTCACctcagaaagaaagagaattaAACATATACGCTCTGAGTCAGAAGTAAATCTTGATGTCttgataaaaactttaaaaaaacatttctgtttagaaGGGACTCCTTCCTGGAATGGCTCTCGTCGAAATTATTGCTGCCATTACATTCATGTTCAACATTTggctctgtctgttttttttcatcacaatattACTATTGCCCTCTATGAGCTTTAGTATCTTGGTCACAATTCTATGTCAACTATAGGTACCAAGGGAAGTGAAACTCTATCAAATTAAAAACctgcctggtagaaacgttaaggagaagaagagcgaacagtcagtaggtggtaccaagtggtaccaggtggtaccaggtggtaccaggtggtaccaggtggtaccggggctttgagCTGCGACTCGACTCACGGTGACGGTCGCAGTACCGTGtgttatatcaggatgtctgatataaagacagacattctATAAATCTGTTGGTTGGACCGACTCAGACTACCTGTAGTGAACCAGGCATTTAGGAGCTGAAGCATTTCTGCCCTCAGGGGCCACGTCTCATGGCCATGGACCCTGAGGGTTTTACCTAAGGGATACAAATGAGTAACTGTCATTTGACAGTGAGGAAAATTGGATGAGGACAGTAGAACTTTTTCCATCTTTACTTAGATTCAGAATACAGGTTCGTATGTGTGAATTCAGAAAGGCTCAAGACTAAAGCTGAATCAAAATGTGCCTAAACAAGGTTTTTGCACCATTTAAATTATGTGTTATTCTCaaataagtgttttttatttttattttaagaattatGCAAGGAATGGCTTTTCAAatgattctttaaaataaaatttcacttGGAGTTTTAGACtgactgtatttttaaagtaagaTTGTGCAAATTTGTGCTGAGGAGATATTGTACTGTTACGCATGTTAGTGGTGAGAACACGGTtgcacagatttgtgatttCTGACTCAATTTTCATCGTACCAGGAGACAATAACTCGTCTTGTTTGGTCTTAGAAGGGAACAAACTAACATCCCAGACAGACTGTCCCTGACTCTCTGTGGCATCAAGCACGTGACTTCCCCTTTCTTCCACGGATGTAGATTGTACCCCAGCAACAGGAGAGGAATATGTTTGTTCAGCTCTAAAAAAAGATGAGGAGCCATGAAGGAGGAGCACACAGAGCAGAGGTAGGCTGATATGTACAGGACAGAATGTAACGTGACCCTCTGGTGTCAGGTGTCAACAGGTTTAGCTGACTTCCTCTGATGAATGACATGAGAACACTGTGGTCTGATAATCACAGATGCAGTCATCTCTCGGACCACCTGAGGTTCCAACAGCAGTCGATCATCTCCACGGTGTGGGTTAAAGGGTCTCCATACAGGGATGCTAGTGCACTCTGGGAGACATGTTTGATTTGAATAACAAAACAGCACGTTGATCAGCTCAATATGTGGAGGTGAAGTTCAACCAGTGCCTTTATCAGGGGTTGATATAAGTGAAAGTCACGGAAGATTTACATTACTCCagttatttctttcttctttgaaaGTTTAGCATCAGCTGCAGTGTAGCCAATGGGTGGGACTGTCTCTGAACAACTCCACATTTTCTACATGCTTCTTATTGAAACAGCTCTAAAAAGGAAGCATGTTCATCTATCATCTGTTTACATGGCAAAGCTTGATGCAGCAAAGCTAAAACCCAAGAGGTGAAGTGAGGTCatgtaggggaaaaaaacaaatcgcCATAATCCTATATTAATTTACTGTAAGCCTCTTTTTGATAGGCTTCGATCACACCAGGCTGTAGTGCTGGTATTTGACCACTAGATGTCAGTGTTGTAGTACAAAATACTTCCCTCATAGATTCCGTTTGTTTCGCTATATTGCTGTTAGGTTACTGAACAGAGATCAATGATCTTCTTAGCTTCAACAATCTtcaacaaaaaccttttcacttttttgttttggtttgacaAAAAATGATCAGCTAACTTAATTTAAGCATAGTTATATGCAGAggatatttcaatattttaatactgAAACCCCTGTGTCAATCTAATCAGCAGTCTGGATGCTGTAAAAGAGGGAAAGCTCAAAAGCTGAAAATGCAGTAGAAGAGCTCAAAATGGCggcttttcaacaatattaaagtCGAGCATCTCTTTAACGGCTAAAATTATTGTGCTCACTTTTAACTTATTAGGTGGTTAATTGATTTGTTGCtcattgtgacaggcctactggTGGTTAATTCTCAAAAAGACAACTGCAAACTCTATGGTAGAAAAATGTAGATGTTgaagctttaaaacatttatcagatgtttaattttttaaagatactCCACACTGCTTTGTATACAAAGAggaaacgcacacacacacacacacacacacacacacacacacacacacacacacacacacacacacacacacacacacacacacacacacacacacacacacacacacacacacacatatgtatatatatacagtacagaccaaacgtttggacacaactgtgtgtccaaacttttggtttgtactgtatatatatatatatatatatatatatatatatatatatatatatatatatatgtttgtacCTTTAACtttttactgagaaaaataCTATAAAGTATATAGTAAGAAGCATCAGTTTGGGACTAATCTCCAGACTGTGCAGATGGAACACAAAGACAAAGTGGACTGTGGCCAGATTGGGTTGATGTTCAGTTCAAGATAAATTAATTTGGTATTAGTGCAGCCTGCTGGTCACCATGGTCACCTTGCAATGTTGGGTGTGATCAGGTGCTATATTTACCTGTATCTTCTGGTGTTAGATTCCGTCTGGTGTCAGCTTCCTGCGGCGAACAGTGCGATCGCATGTAGTTATAACTTCAGGTCAGTATCAGACAGGCCGGCACACAGgcagtttattttcaaagttgCATCGCAATCAGCGCATTTGAAAGGGAAATAAAGCTGTAGGCATTACTCTCGTAAATAATAGTtaataaattttacttcctcATATATAAATGCACGTTTGaggcattaaaaatgtttttttttatagcaaaagagaagagaaagggCACATTAATAGTCAAAATACCAGCCAGaacaataatatataatgaAATCCCAACTTACAAAATccattcttgtgtttttaattatggCCATGCAGTTATAGTTTCTATATGGCATACATTTTTAACCTCTCTTTCCATTGGGCCACTGCTGGTGGGTGTGGTTTTAACTATGATGTGGTTGTTGGCTTCTTAGCCATTAAGAATAATATTCTCAGCTGGAACTGACTGAGTTTTGTTGGTTTGGATAACTTGGAGCAAACACTAAGTAATTTTATCTGCCTTTCGTCAGTGGTCTTTTCTGGAAAGACTCAAAGAAATGTTCAATCATTTTTCTGTCAGCATT from the Xiphophorus maculatus strain JP 163 A chromosome 20, X_maculatus-5.0-male, whole genome shotgun sequence genome contains:
- the LOC111605804 gene encoding zinc finger protein 234-like: MDTVENMNKLDRLSVFLNDRLSAAAAEILGAVKDAVAEYQSELLRSREENDRLQRLLNAAVQRLLLQQSEPLTIHLQEESHLCEPDGRSNLELVPQVKEESTVRKIQSSFTNEATGQLDGNCCHIEPQESCPLPAPGVSPLPPTCVQTKTENAEEENEKKQPTSGLSLPTTVHVDCRAAVSTAKSQKPLRIDVQGKGALYSNSKQSMHILPIKNMRSLKQPLSRSFHPSQSNQRWHCCKECGKTFSFACQLEVHMRWHTKEKPYSCAVCRKSFTTVSMLKRHHRIHTGEKPFRCHVCGKCFNQSAHLNTHNRLHTRERASWSRAGLCK